A region of Rhodamnia argentea isolate NSW1041297 chromosome 9, ASM2092103v1, whole genome shotgun sequence DNA encodes the following proteins:
- the LOC115729777 gene encoding LOW QUALITY PROTEIN: uncharacterized protein LOC115729777 (The sequence of the model RefSeq protein was modified relative to this genomic sequence to represent the inferred CDS: deleted 1 base in 1 codon), whose product MYLCCSHDVCKKKEVEKIHQFLMGLNAETYGNVRSQILNLEPFPSLGKIYSMITQEERQRLIVRGREEKIEGAAFSVGKVGPKKVLFGKLKCDHCGKIGHEKSHCWELIGYPPNWEPRRGGKGHKANPPAAIHSTQASTSNPIAAAVDSDIEPKSYTEAIKNPLWREAMAVEIKALEDNKTWTLATLPEVALARNWELHRMDVNNAFLHGDLDEEVYMKLPPGFTKRGIDRVAFAVSTPENFKQCLSRHSKNNYSSYSSVLDITIQNLRFLTPSAPKPLFIVTPLHISHVQAAIVCSRRYGLHMRTRSGSHNYEGLSYLSKVPFVIVDMGNLRSISVNAEAKTAWVQSGATVGELYYRITEKSKTLGFPAGVCPMVGVGGHFSGGGYGMMMRKYGLAADNVIDAQLVDAQGQLLDRESMGEDLFGAIRGGGGGSFGVLVSWKVKLIPVPSTVTVFTLLRTLEQNATKLVHQWQLVANKLLEDLFIRVILQSYNSGPNGTRTMQAIFNTLYLGGVDSLLEVTRSSFPELNVMREDCTEMSWIESILYFAGFPSGEPLEVLLNRSSNTKAFFKNKSDYVKEPIPESGLEVMWEKFFEEDEGVPIMIWNPYGGKMAEISESAIPFPHRAGVLYKIQHRTAWTTGGNEVAPKHVSWVLSFYSCMAQYVSKSPREAYIISRDLDIGMNNVKGDTSYKQASAWGKKYFKNNFERLVCVKTAIDPDNFFRHQQSIPPFFILKVLGFGAQLQRTTAITSSYQPPFDPSPKTITTTVAVAAAAQKGREIALQPESPVFASTTVLFGFLLLLRFWTNSTTLATTSGLHQLPATTLDRRKSPQNSVSAAVARYSVPYRPAQSVSDGPQASLDLHHRPHEASTSVESQVAAKTTIGICSVFCPAPLLSAHASCSFCPLLFSPSPATTSHRRRPPIPPQTPHQPSRSTPLPFIAPRSQEQPRPATNSPVFGPGQFLLGLIHGLRVGL is encoded by the exons ATGTACCTGTGCTGCAGCCACGATGTATGCAAAAAGAAGGAGGTGGAGAAGATCCACCAGTTCCTTATGGGTCTTAATGCTGAGACCTATGGAAATGTTCGCTCTCAAATTCTCAATCTCGAGCCATTCCCATCCCTCGGTAAGATTTATTCTATGATCACGCAGGAGGAGCGTCAACGATTAATTGTTCGAGGGAGGGAAGAGAAGATCGAGGGTGCTGCTTTCTCGGTTGGAAAAGTAGGCCCAAAGAAAGTACTGTTCGGAAAACTGAAATGTGACCACTGTGGGAAGATTGGGCACGAGAAGAGTCATTGCTGGGAGTTGATTGGATATCCTCCGAATTGGGAGCCAAGGCGAGGTGGAAAGGGACACAAAGCAAATCCTCCCGCTGCTATACATTCTACACAGGCTAGCACTTCTAACCCTATTGCAG CTGCCGTTGATTCTGATATAGAGCCTAAGAGTTATACTGAAGCTATTAAAAATCCTTTGTGGAGAGAAGCAATGGCTGTAGAAATTAAAGCGTTAGAAGATAACAAAACTTGGACTTTAGCAACTTTACCGGAAG TTGCATTGGCTCGTAATTGGGAGTTACATCGGATGGACGTTAACAATGCATTTCTCcatggtgacttggatgagGAAGTTTATATGAAGCTTCCACCAGGTTTCACGAAAAGGGGCATAGATCGC GTAGCTTTTGCTGTCAGCACTCCTGAGAATTTCAAGCAATGCCTATCTCGTCACTCCAAAAATAAT TACTCTTCGTATTCTTCTGTGTTGGACATTACCATACAGAACCTGCGCTTCTTGACTCCTTCCGCTCCGAAACCTTTATTCATCGTGACGCCTCTCCACATCTCCCACGTCCAAGCCGCCATCGTTTGCTCCCGACGGTACGGACTCCACATGAGGACCCGAAGCGGCAGTCACAACTATGAGGGCCTTTCAtatttgtccaaagttccgttTGTCATTGTTGACATGGGGAATCTCCGATCGATCTCCGTGAATGCGGAGGCTAAAACTGCATGGGTCCAATCGGGGGCAACGGTCGGCGAGCTTTATTACAGGATCACTGAGAAGAGCAAAACCCTAGGCTTCCCAGCTGGTGTCTGCCCCATGGTCGGTGTAGGCGGGCACTTCAGCGGTGGAGGCTATGGCATGATGATGCGCAAATACGGCCTCGCTGCCGATAATGTAATCGACGCCCAGTTGGTCGATGCCCAAGGTCAGCTCTTGGATCGAGAATCAATGGGGGAAGATCTCTTCGGGGCGATCCGAGGCGGAGGAGGCGGCAGCTTTGGGGTGCTAGTGTCCTGGAAGGTCAAGCTCATCCCTGTACCGTCGACCGTGACCGTGTTCACTCTCCTGAGGACGTTGGAACAAAATGCGACGAAGCTCGTACACCAGTGGCAACTTGTCGCGAACAAGCTCCTTGAAGACCTATTCATACGGGTGATCTTGCAGAGCTACAACTCCGGTCCCAATGGGACGAGGACGATGCAAGCCATTTTCAATACCCTTTACCTGGGTGGGGTCGACTCGCTCCTGGAGGTGACAAGGAGCAGCTTCCCGGAGCTCAACGTCATGAGAGAGGACTGCACCGAGATGAGCTGGATTGAGTCGATCCTCTACTTCGCGGGGTTCCCAAGCGGAGAGCCCTTGGAAGTGTTGCTCAACAGGAGCTCCAACACCAAAGCATTCTTCAAGAACAAATCGGATTATGTGAAGGAGCCAATCCCCGAGAGTGGCTTAGAGGTTATGTGGGAGAAGTTCTTTGAGGAAGATGAAGGGGTGCCTATAATGATTTGGAATCCCTATGGCGGGAAAATGGCAGAAATTTCCGAATCTGCCATTCCCTTCCCTCATAGAGCTGGGGTTTTGTACAAGATCCAGCACAGAACGGCCTGGACCACTGGAGGCAACGAGGTTGCTCCAAAGCATGTGAGTTGGGTACTAAGCTTCTATAGTTGTATGGCGCAGTATGTGTCGAAATCGCCTCGAGAGGCCTACATCATCTCCAGGGATCTCGACATAGGAATGAACAACGTGAAAGGCGACACGAGTTATAAGCAAGCGAGCGCTTGGGGAAAGAAATACTTCAAGAACAATTTCGAAAGGTTGGTGTGTGTGAAGACCGCGATCGATCCCGACAACTTTTTCCGGCACCAGCAAAGTATTCCTCCATTTTTCATCTTAAAAGTGTTAGGATTTGGTGCACAATTacaacgaa CCACCGCCATCACCTCTAGCTATCAGCCACCATTTGATCCGTCGCCCAagaccatcaccaccaccgtcgccgtcgccgcagCAGCACAGAAAGGCCGCGAGATAGCCTTACAGCCGGAGTCCCCTGTTTTTGCATCTACTACGGTTCTGTTCGGATTTCTGCTGTTGCTGCGGTTCTGGACCAACAGCACCACTTTAGCCACTACCTCAGGCCTCCACCAACTTCCAGCCACCACCCTTGACCGCCGGAAGTCGCCGCAAAA TTCTGTCTCTGCTGCTGTTGCTCGCTATTCCGTCCCCTACCGGCCAGCTCAGTCGGTCTCCGACGGCCCTCAGGCCTCCTTAGATCTCCACCATCGACCTCACGAAGCCTCGACGTCAGTGGAGTCCCAAGTAGCAGCCAAAACCACAATCGGCATCTGCTCTGTTTTCTGCCCTGCTCCCCTGCTTTCTGCCCACGCCAGCTGCAGCTTCTGTCCGCTGCTGTTCAGCCCCTCTCCGGCCACCACGAGCCACCGGCGACGTCCCCCGATACCCCCTCAGACCCCCCACCAGCCTTCCCGGTCAACGCCTCTACCATTCATCGCTCCAAGGAGCCAAGAACAGCCCCGGCCAGCCACCAATTCCCCTGTTTTTGGGCCTGGGCAGTTTCTGTTGGGCCTAATCCATGGCCTGCGAGTTGGGCTATAG